GAGCTGAACCACTCCTTCTTCGTTGGGGAGACCACCAAGACCAACGCTGGTATCCTCGGGATCGGTCTCTATTGCGTTGGCTCCTTTCTCCACTGCATCGAGGGAATTACCACCCGCAGAAAGAACCTTCCAGGCAGCTTCATTTGCCTTAAGTCCATGGGTGCCGCTTGAGAGAACGATGGGAAATTTGGCCTTGGGAAGAGAAATGGAACTTCCTCTTTTGAAAAGAGCACCTAAAAAGCTATAACCAATACCCAAGCTGGCAGAACCCTTTATGAATTCCCTTCTTGTAAAAAAAGCCATTGCTCCACCTCCATCTTTAAAAGCTCTCAGTG
The sequence above is a segment of the Acidobacteriota bacterium genome. Coding sequences within it:
- a CDS encoding isoaspartyl peptidase/L-asparaginase translates to MAFFTRREFIKGSASLGIGYSFLGALFKRGSSISLPKAKFPIVLSSGTHGLKANEAAWKVLSAGGNSLDAVEKGANAIETDPEDTSVGLGGLPNEEGVVQL